The Halosimplex litoreum genome has a window encoding:
- a CDS encoding ABC transporter ATP-binding protein, translating into MTRADPTLRDKVSAVYQAAQFRPWLGAGVVVVSFSAALLEGVGLGLLLPIIEITQSPSPHDADGPLGLFVRVYGWFGIPLTLESLIVSLGGVMFLRFALSFVSGWLRAILGVSYQRELRERLFDSLMYGPVDYIDEVGSDDLLNSFITETNRAAGIVMATFNITEVVLRGGVYLILATLLSPALTAVAVASLTVSTLLVRYVLEPAYAVGDEVANINDELQTLSQASFQGARDVRLFNMREEFVDRMHESLDGYVASNVRLRRNQAALQNLNQFANVIVVFGLVYAGFRLTSLSIARLGVFLFAIFRLSPVVNQINNRLYTLDGQLPHLLRVRDRLESLAERETPATGGDRSIRTVQRVDFDDVSFSYGGSERVLDDVSFSVERGETVALVGPSGAGKSTVIALLGRLQVPDSGDIRADGTPIEDLDVREWRERLAIVRQDPFLFDGSLRENVSIGNRNASDRAIERACETAQVTEFLPELPDGYETELGEDGVRLSGGQKQRVAIARALLKDADVLVLDEATSELDSNIEQTVYEGIRSLESEYATISIAHRLSTVDGADRIYTLVDGSVTETGTHDQLLERDGTYAELYVTQS; encoded by the coding sequence ATGACACGAGCCGATCCGACACTCCGAGACAAAGTGTCCGCGGTGTACCAGGCGGCCCAGTTCAGACCGTGGCTCGGGGCAGGGGTCGTCGTCGTGAGTTTCTCGGCGGCGCTCCTCGAGGGGGTCGGGCTCGGTCTCTTGTTGCCCATCATCGAGATCACGCAGTCGCCGTCCCCGCACGACGCCGACGGGCCGTTGGGCCTGTTCGTTCGAGTCTACGGGTGGTTCGGGATCCCCCTCACCCTCGAATCGCTGATCGTGAGTCTCGGTGGTGTCATGTTTCTCCGGTTCGCACTCAGTTTCGTCAGCGGCTGGCTCCGGGCTATCCTCGGCGTGAGTTACCAGCGTGAGCTCCGAGAACGGCTGTTCGATTCGCTGATGTACGGGCCAGTCGACTACATCGACGAAGTCGGGTCGGACGATCTCCTGAACAGCTTCATCACGGAGACGAACAGGGCCGCCGGCATCGTCATGGCCACGTTCAACATTACCGAAGTCGTGCTGCGGGGTGGGGTCTACCTGATCCTGGCCACGCTGTTGTCACCGGCGCTGACTGCTGTCGCCGTCGCCAGTCTCACCGTGAGCACTCTGCTCGTCCGGTACGTCCTCGAACCGGCGTACGCGGTCGGCGACGAGGTCGCGAACATCAACGACGAACTCCAGACGCTCTCGCAGGCTAGCTTCCAGGGCGCACGCGACGTTCGGCTGTTCAACATGCGCGAGGAGTTCGTCGACAGGATGCACGAGTCGCTCGACGGATACGTCGCCAGCAACGTCAGACTCCGCCGAAATCAGGCTGCGCTGCAGAATCTCAACCAGTTCGCGAACGTAATCGTCGTGTTCGGACTCGTCTACGCCGGGTTCCGACTGACCTCACTCTCGATCGCACGATTGGGCGTGTTCCTCTTCGCGATATTTCGACTGTCGCCCGTGGTGAATCAGATCAACAACCGCCTGTACACGCTAGACGGGCAACTCCCGCACCTCCTCCGGGTTCGAGACCGACTGGAGTCACTCGCCGAACGGGAGACACCGGCTACCGGGGGTGACCGGTCGATCCGGACGGTACAGCGCGTCGACTTCGACGACGTTTCGTTCTCCTATGGGGGCAGTGAACGGGTTCTCGACGACGTCTCGTTCTCGGTCGAACGCGGCGAAACGGTCGCACTGGTCGGGCCGTCGGGCGCCGGAAAGTCGACCGTTATCGCGCTGCTCGGCCGCCTACAGGTGCCGGATTCGGGCGATATCCGCGCCGATGGGACACCGATCGAGGACCTCGACGTCCGCGAGTGGCGCGAGCGCCTCGCTATCGTCCGTCAAGACCCGTTCCTGTTCGACGGGAGTCTGCGGGAAAACGTCTCGATCGGGAACCGAAACGCGTCCGACCGAGCGATCGAACGAGCGTGCGAAACCGCGCAGGTCACCGAATTTCTCCCGGAGCTACCCGATGGGTACGAGACGGAACTCGGTGAGGACGGGGTACGCCTGTCCGGTGGCCAGAAACAACGGGTCGCCATCGCCCGAGCCCTGTTGAAGGACGCCGACGTGTTGGTGCTGGACGAGGCGACGAGCGAACTCGATTCGAACATCGAACAGACCGTCTACGAGGGGATCCGCTCGCTCGAGTCGGAGTACGCGACGATCAGCATCGCACACCGACTCTCGACGGTCGACGGCGCCGACCGTATCTACACCCTGGTGGACGGATCGGTCACCGAAACCGGAACACACGACCAACTGCTCGAGAGAGACGGAACCTACGCCGAACTCTACGTCACACAATCGTGA
- a CDS encoding lasso peptide biosynthesis B2 protein, with the protein MDRVKRFVSAPPGDKLRLAVASGLLVAIWGGLVVVSFDRLRSVLAGTGDVGSLVVPGTPTAGQVVAAVDVADSWVPGTRTCLVRSLTAEVLLRTYGHSFEHRIGVDRDSSDSVRAHSWIEFEGEVLIGDVDNLEEYEPLPPISTGNER; encoded by the coding sequence ATGGACCGGGTGAAACGATTCGTCTCGGCCCCACCTGGCGACAAGCTTCGACTCGCGGTCGCGAGTGGGCTGTTGGTCGCCATCTGGGGAGGGTTGGTCGTCGTCTCTTTCGATCGGCTCAGATCGGTACTGGCCGGAACCGGTGACGTCGGTTCCCTGGTCGTTCCGGGAACACCGACCGCGGGTCAGGTGGTCGCGGCGGTGGACGTCGCGGATTCGTGGGTGCCGGGGACCAGAACCTGTCTGGTCCGCTCGCTGACCGCGGAGGTACTGCTTCGCACGTACGGCCACTCGTTCGAACACCGGATCGGCGTCGACAGAGACTCGTCCGACAGTGTCAGAGCCCACAGTTGGATCGAGTTCGAAGGTGAAGTGCTGATCGGAGACGTAGACAATCTGGAGGAGTACGAACCGCTCCCACCGATAAGCACCGGAAATGAACGCTAA
- a CDS encoding PqqD family protein, translated as MGDYTDSTTVVAVEDALSTTLDGESVILHTGSGEYFGFNEVGTRIWEAMQEPRSMVEITQQIENEYDVERERCRSDIESLVDELVEQDLARVVDDP; from the coding sequence ATGGGCGACTATACGGACTCGACGACCGTCGTCGCGGTCGAAGACGCGCTTTCGACGACACTCGATGGAGAGTCCGTGATCCTGCATACGGGATCGGGAGAGTACTTCGGGTTCAACGAAGTCGGGACCAGGATCTGGGAGGCGATGCAGGAACCCCGGTCGATGGTCGAGATCACACAGCAGATCGAAAACGAGTACGACGTCGAACGGGAGCGATGTCGGTCGGATATCGAATCTCTGGTCGACGAACTAGTCGAACAGGACCTCGCTCGGGTCGTCGACGACCCGTAA
- a CDS encoding DUF192 domain-containing protein, translating into MLDRINRVRTTLVLSVGLAALVVLWAIRTRLSSDPVQEYDWTTVIFSDDDGADLGTARVRVADTDAKRYVGLSRTESLEDGEGMLFVHPREQSVSYVMREMSMPLDIVFVGGGRTVRGIYHAELPADGVDESDLERYDGRAKYVLELPYRYTVERGIEVGDRIQTASDPGR; encoded by the coding sequence ATGTTAGATCGAATAAACCGAGTTCGAACCACTCTCGTCCTGTCGGTCGGTCTGGCGGCCCTCGTCGTGCTGTGGGCGATCAGAACCCGCCTATCGAGCGACCCCGTCCAGGAGTACGACTGGACGACGGTGATCTTCTCCGACGACGATGGTGCCGACCTCGGTACTGCCCGCGTCAGGGTCGCCGACACCGACGCGAAACGCTACGTCGGCCTCAGTCGCACGGAGTCGCTCGAGGACGGCGAAGGGATGCTGTTCGTCCACCCCCGTGAGCAGTCGGTCTCGTACGTGATGCGAGAGATGTCGATGCCGCTGGATATCGTCTTCGTCGGCGGCGGCCGAACCGTGAGGGGCATCTATCACGCGGAGTTGCCGGCCGACGGCGTCGACGAATCGGACCTCGAACGGTACGACGGGCGCGCGAAGTACGTCCTGGAGCTCCCGTATCGGTACACGGTAGAACGTGGGATCGAAGTGGGCGACCGGATCCAGACGGCGTCGGATCCTGGCCGTTGA
- a CDS encoding NUDIX hydrolase, producing MTETPLRATVSLRGIIFGPEGSVLVVERTSDGGWELPGGRLDAHEDCIDGLKREIREETGLDPVVSEPVHSLSWRNDSDNGRFAVYYRCHSTDRTVSLSDEHTDCEWVTTQTARDRLSEPQETGVDRAAEQTASSLEATRSVAPE from the coding sequence ATGACGGAAACTCCGCTTCGAGCGACGGTCTCACTACGCGGCATCATATTCGGTCCCGAGGGCAGTGTGCTCGTCGTCGAGCGGACGAGCGACGGTGGGTGGGAGCTTCCCGGTGGGAGACTCGACGCCCACGAGGACTGTATCGATGGTCTCAAACGCGAGATCCGCGAGGAGACGGGTCTCGATCCCGTAGTCAGCGAGCCCGTACACTCGCTGTCGTGGCGGAACGATAGCGACAACGGTCGGTTCGCGGTGTACTATCGCTGTCACAGCACCGATCGCACGGTCTCGCTCTCCGACGAACACACGGACTGCGAGTGGGTCACGACGCAGACCGCCCGCGATCGACTCAGCGAGCCCCAGGAGACGGGCGTGGATCGAGCGGCCGAGCAGACCGCATCGTCGCTCGAAGCCACCCGCTCCGTGGCCCCGGAGTGA
- a CDS encoding MarR family transcriptional regulator, with the protein MAYSPESAEQDTARVPESDGDGVVAYRDVLDVARERPDASPEAVADEVDDVSAPFVERVFEEFGDPAGGDRRSEGSDERTAEWSAGGASADTGRDPTAEGDESDRGTDVSDDHSPGALDVTSEQRAVLRAVYERPTATQAEVAERVGTSRETVSKWLDEIAGFDWASRRAFVETVFGDGDGRSPSARDPAETESERDRLAALEERVERLESTVADRSAPTATGDAETVRQRLHACLDADHISRDAELRIVRRVVDETDGV; encoded by the coding sequence ATGGCATACTCTCCCGAGTCAGCAGAGCAGGACACGGCACGAGTCCCTGAGAGTGACGGTGACGGGGTGGTGGCTTACAGGGACGTGCTCGACGTCGCCAGAGAACGTCCGGACGCGTCGCCCGAAGCTGTCGCCGACGAAGTCGACGACGTTTCGGCTCCGTTCGTAGAGCGCGTCTTCGAGGAGTTCGGAGACCCCGCGGGCGGCGACCGTCGATCCGAGGGCTCCGACGAGCGGACCGCCGAGTGGAGCGCGGGAGGCGCGTCCGCAGATACCGGTCGTGACCCGACGGCGGAAGGCGACGAGAGCGACCGAGGCACGGACGTGAGCGACGACCACTCGCCAGGAGCGCTGGACGTGACTTCCGAGCAGCGAGCGGTGCTCCGGGCGGTCTACGAGCGGCCGACCGCGACGCAGGCGGAGGTCGCCGAACGGGTCGGAACGAGCAGGGAGACCGTCTCGAAGTGGCTCGACGAGATCGCCGGATTCGACTGGGCGTCCCGACGGGCGTTCGTCGAGACGGTGTTCGGCGACGGCGACGGTCGGTCGCCGAGCGCACGCGACCCCGCCGAAACAGAGTCGGAGCGTGACCGGTTGGCAGCGCTCGAGGAGCGGGTCGAGCGGCTGGAGTCGACGGTCGCCGACCGGTCGGCGCCGACCGCGACTGGCGACGCCGAGACGGTTCGACAGCGGCTCCACGCCTGTCTCGACGCGGACCACATCTCGCGGGACGCGGAGTTGCGGATCGTCCGGAGAGTGGTAGACGAGACAGACGGGGTGTGA
- a CDS encoding PAS domain-containing sensor histidine kinase gives MVQTDSRVLCVGVDCESRLVTRLGAELDHSPVQAVPSLTAATEDALATAGCLVAVVDEDGLDIEAVEQLSGHETPVVAFPSPSAGRTDAALAAGATDVVTATGPDRFAVLAHRVGMVRDETPVGRFDPTLTPQSEASATDASFAVVAVGSAGRIQSASPSVEQLFGYPPDELEGTPVTRLVPDRLYDTAGPEVVASLVGDGRSPDRSWIELPGRHRDGSEIPLGVSVVESARDDGHRVSVIIRDLRDEYDRESRLDQLATAVEASMDGVALLDDDGRYDYVNAAHAAVYGYDDPAALEGEHWRNLYDDAELERLESEVFPVVTGEGRWRGELTGRRADGSTFPQEVTLTHLDDGGLVCVVRDISDRVRRREDLRTERRFVESVIDALPDAFYVLGLDGSFQRWNDEMRAVTGYSDAELDGMDALTVIPESDHDRVGAAIAAVVHEHETQTVESAFLTKQGEEIPHEFSGRPLRDGDGAVVGLVGIGRDISGKRLREQRLSVLSRVLRHNVRNRTTVIRGRAQQVADAVTDSELSAALAAVDRSAAALESASERARLAERLLRDRDTERRPVDLCRIVDEALDSVETSGIDLVTEVPESTTAAATAHVTHAVAELVDNARTHCDSPTVRVAVTAGGDRVRIRVADDGPGIPAHEREAVQSDEETPLEHGTGIGLWLVAWITSSVGGTLTFEASSLGGTAVVLSFPAA, from the coding sequence GTGGTTCAGACCGACTCGAGAGTGCTCTGTGTCGGCGTGGACTGCGAGAGCCGTCTCGTAACTCGGCTCGGCGCCGAACTGGACCACTCGCCCGTCCAGGCGGTACCGTCACTGACGGCCGCGACCGAGGATGCCCTGGCCACTGCCGGCTGTCTCGTCGCCGTCGTCGACGAGGACGGGCTGGATATCGAGGCGGTCGAACAGCTGTCGGGGCACGAGACCCCCGTCGTCGCCTTCCCCTCGCCGTCGGCCGGGCGAACCGACGCGGCGCTGGCGGCGGGCGCGACCGACGTCGTCACCGCGACCGGCCCCGACCGGTTCGCGGTGCTGGCTCACCGCGTCGGGATGGTTCGCGACGAGACGCCGGTCGGCCGGTTCGATCCGACACTCACGCCCCAGTCCGAGGCGTCGGCGACCGACGCGTCGTTCGCGGTCGTCGCGGTCGGGTCGGCGGGCCGTATCCAGTCGGCCAGTCCGTCCGTCGAGCAGCTGTTCGGCTATCCGCCGGACGAACTCGAAGGCACGCCGGTGACGCGGCTCGTCCCCGACCGGCTCTACGATACCGCTGGGCCCGAGGTCGTCGCGTCGCTCGTCGGCGACGGGCGGTCGCCGGACCGGTCGTGGATCGAGCTCCCGGGGCGCCACCGCGACGGGTCGGAGATCCCGTTGGGTGTCTCCGTCGTCGAGTCCGCCAGAGACGACGGGCACCGCGTTAGCGTGATTATCAGGGATCTGCGCGACGAGTACGACCGCGAGTCCCGTCTCGATCAACTGGCGACGGCCGTCGAGGCCTCGATGGACGGCGTGGCGTTGCTGGACGACGACGGGCGGTACGACTACGTCAACGCGGCCCACGCGGCCGTCTACGGCTACGACGACCCGGCAGCGCTGGAGGGGGAACACTGGCGAAACCTGTACGACGACGCCGAACTGGAGCGTCTGGAGTCGGAGGTGTTCCCGGTCGTCACCGGCGAGGGGCGGTGGCGCGGCGAGTTGACCGGTCGGCGCGCGGACGGGTCGACGTTCCCTCAGGAGGTCACGCTGACTCACCTCGACGACGGCGGGCTGGTGTGTGTCGTCCGAGATATCTCCGACCGAGTACGCCGACGCGAGGACCTCCGGACGGAGCGGCGCTTCGTCGAGAGCGTCATCGACGCGCTCCCGGACGCGTTCTACGTCCTCGGGCTCGACGGGAGCTTCCAGCGGTGGAACGACGAGATGCGGGCGGTGACCGGCTACAGCGACGCCGAGCTCGACGGGATGGACGCACTGACGGTGATCCCCGAGTCGGACCACGACAGGGTGGGCGCCGCGATCGCGGCCGTCGTTCACGAACACGAGACCCAGACCGTCGAGTCGGCGTTCCTGACGAAACAGGGCGAGGAGATCCCCCACGAGTTCAGCGGGCGGCCGCTCCGTGACGGCGACGGAGCGGTGGTCGGGCTCGTCGGGATCGGCCGTGATATCTCGGGCAAGCGGCTCCGCGAGCAGCGGTTGTCCGTGCTGTCGCGAGTGCTTCGCCACAACGTCCGCAACCGGACGACGGTCATCCGCGGGCGGGCACAGCAGGTCGCCGACGCGGTGACCGACTCCGAGCTGTCGGCCGCGCTCGCGGCCGTCGACCGGTCGGCGGCGGCACTGGAGTCGGCCAGCGAGCGCGCCCGGTTGGCCGAGCGGCTCCTCCGCGATCGGGACACCGAGCGACGGCCGGTCGACCTCTGTCGCATCGTCGACGAGGCGCTCGACTCGGTCGAGACGAGCGGGATCGATCTGGTGACCGAGGTCCCGGAGTCGACGACGGCGGCGGCCACGGCCCACGTCACGCACGCGGTCGCCGAACTCGTGGACAACGCTCGCACTCACTGCGATAGCCCGACGGTCCGGGTCGCGGTGACCGCGGGCGGCGACCGCGTCCGGATCCGGGTCGCCGACGACGGTCCCGGGATCCCCGCCCACGAACGCGAGGCCGTCCAGTCCGACGAGGAGACGCCGCTCGAACACGGGACCGGTATCGGTCTCTGGCTCGTCGCGTGGATCACCAGTTCGGTCGGCGGGACGCTCACGTTCGAGGCGAGTTCGCTCGGTGGAACCGCGGTCGTGCTGTCGTTCCCGGCGGCGTAG
- the trmY gene encoding tRNA (pseudouridine(54)-N(1))-methyltransferase TrmY, which produces MRQFVVLGHDAPTTPDFSLDDIAGGAGRLDVLCRCVTSAFFLSHDIRDDVRVHLVLADEFTVSFDGRELRRLNPDERSTAALVRGALDERAEAIGHQPVETSPGVSLTRRGFEPTLDAAARDGTVVELHEDGDPVVAAEPPEDPVFVLSDHSDFTDREAGLLADAADRRVRLGPEALHADHAVTVAHNYLDTDGFTEY; this is translated from the coding sequence ATGCGCCAGTTCGTCGTCCTCGGCCACGACGCGCCGACGACTCCCGACTTCTCGCTCGACGACATCGCCGGCGGCGCCGGCCGCCTCGACGTGCTCTGTCGCTGCGTCACCTCCGCCTTCTTCCTCTCGCACGATATCCGCGACGACGTGCGCGTCCACCTCGTCCTCGCCGACGAGTTCACCGTCAGTTTCGACGGCCGCGAGCTGCGCCGGCTCAACCCCGACGAGCGCTCGACTGCTGCCCTGGTCCGCGGCGCACTGGACGAGCGCGCGGAGGCCATCGGCCACCAGCCAGTCGAGACGTCCCCCGGCGTCTCGCTCACCCGCAGAGGCTTCGAACCGACCCTCGACGCTGCCGCCCGCGACGGCACCGTCGTCGAGTTGCACGAAGACGGCGACCCCGTCGTCGCCGCCGAACCACCCGAGGACCCCGTGTTCGTGCTCTCCGATCACTCCGATTTCACCGACCGGGAGGCCGGCCTGCTGGCCGACGCCGCCGACCGACGCGTACGGCTGGGACCCGAGGCGCTGCACGCCGACCACGCGGTCACGGTGGCGCACAACTACCTCGACACCGACGGTTTCACCGAATATTGA
- a CDS encoding ester cyclase codes for MTEEETDGPSVAIACQGGGSHTAFTAGVLDRLLGETDLPFDVAGLSGTSGGAICAFATWFGLASEGEGTDGRARARQLLADIWDDIAAEGPSDAVANSLGVATVRAQNAGVPLPTLSPYDTPLSDLSRETLRRTLETAVDPEALAATVDRTDRVPPRLEIGAVDVQRGTFRTFTERDVSHDAVLASAAVPTLFRAAPVTGPYGRNRWYWDGLFSQNPPLADLFEPAPGRRGHPDEIWVVQINPQREASIPKSLDGIADRRNELGGNLSVNQELAHVRRLNHWSAVGSLGDVYSPVEVKTIELDESAVSPGRPFDYASKVDRSPRFLDRLWEHGRDRADRFLATERGRRRARATATAAWNRDDGGEPASDDEDGLSPDAAVTLPTSLVELRAALRGESERTETVFDREGYRQFVAAMREAIPDLRVDVEEAVTEPGSVALRWHGEGTHSGSLAGIEPTGRDVALSGTSIHHLDDGRITESWVLTEHWSLLRQIDAIDPPAALSTTDRVTATPVVTQLSAPAENRDLVRLLAEVWTDGRREALDRVLAPDCVVHLDDETDLHGPEAYWAFVDRYREAFPDLSVTVEDTVSEGDKVVLRTTLRGTHDGPFLGLEPTGESVAVSRMAIYHVEDGYVVEIGMVEDTVRLLHQLGAPPLGQPVDEND; via the coding sequence ATGACCGAGGAAGAGACGGACGGCCCGAGCGTCGCGATCGCGTGTCAGGGTGGTGGGAGCCACACGGCGTTCACCGCGGGCGTCCTCGACCGCCTGCTCGGTGAGACGGATCTACCGTTCGATGTCGCGGGGCTCAGCGGGACGTCGGGCGGTGCGATCTGCGCGTTCGCGACCTGGTTCGGCCTCGCGAGCGAAGGCGAGGGGACCGACGGCCGCGCCCGAGCGCGCCAGTTGCTCGCCGATATCTGGGACGACATCGCGGCCGAGGGTCCGAGCGACGCCGTCGCCAACAGCCTCGGTGTCGCCACGGTCCGCGCCCAGAACGCGGGCGTCCCGCTCCCGACGCTCAGCCCGTACGACACTCCGCTGTCCGACCTGAGCCGCGAGACGCTGCGTCGAACGCTCGAAACCGCTGTCGACCCCGAGGCGCTCGCCGCGACGGTCGACCGGACCGACCGGGTCCCGCCGCGGCTGGAGATCGGTGCCGTCGACGTCCAGCGCGGGACCTTCCGGACGTTCACCGAACGGGACGTGAGCCACGACGCGGTGCTCGCCTCGGCCGCGGTGCCGACCCTCTTTCGCGCCGCTCCCGTGACGGGGCCCTACGGTCGAAATCGGTGGTACTGGGACGGCCTGTTCTCCCAGAACCCGCCGCTGGCGGACCTCTTCGAGCCCGCTCCGGGTCGCCGCGGTCACCCCGACGAGATCTGGGTCGTCCAGATCAACCCCCAGCGCGAGGCGTCGATCCCGAAGTCGCTCGACGGCATCGCCGACAGACGCAACGAACTCGGCGGGAACCTCTCGGTGAACCAGGAGCTCGCCCACGTCAGACGGCTGAACCACTGGAGTGCCGTCGGGAGTCTCGGCGACGTGTACAGCCCCGTCGAGGTGAAGACGATCGAACTCGACGAGTCGGCCGTCTCACCCGGTCGCCCCTTCGACTACGCGTCGAAAGTCGACCGCTCCCCGCGGTTTCTCGACCGACTGTGGGAACACGGACGCGACCGAGCCGACCGCTTCCTCGCCACCGAACGCGGCCGGCGTCGGGCCCGCGCGACGGCGACGGCCGCGTGGAATCGAGACGACGGCGGCGAGCCCGCCAGCGACGACGAAGACGGACTGTCGCCGGACGCGGCGGTGACGCTCCCGACGAGCCTCGTCGAACTCCGCGCCGCCCTCCGCGGCGAGTCCGAGCGGACGGAGACGGTGTTCGACCGCGAGGGCTATCGCCAGTTCGTCGCGGCGATGCGCGAAGCGATCCCCGACCTACGTGTCGACGTCGAGGAGGCCGTCACCGAGCCCGGTTCCGTCGCGCTCCGGTGGCACGGCGAGGGCACCCACAGCGGGTCCCTGGCCGGTATCGAGCCGACCGGTCGCGACGTGGCGCTCTCGGGGACGAGCATCCATCACCTCGACGACGGCCGGATCACCGAGTCCTGGGTCCTGACCGAACACTGGAGCCTGCTCCGACAGATCGACGCTATCGACCCGCCGGCCGCGCTGTCGACGACGGACAGGGTAACCGCGACGCCCGTCGTCACGCAGCTCTCGGCCCCGGCCGAGAATAGAGACCTCGTCCGTCTGCTGGCCGAGGTCTGGACCGACGGCCGCCGCGAGGCGCTCGACCGCGTCCTCGCACCCGACTGCGTGGTGCACCTCGACGACGAGACCGACCTGCACGGGCCGGAGGCGTACTGGGCGTTCGTGGACCGCTACCGCGAGGCGTTCCCCGACCTGTCGGTGACCGTCGAAGACACGGTCTCGGAGGGCGACAAGGTCGTCCTCCGGACGACGCTCCGCGGGACCCACGACGGCCCGTTCCTGGGTCTCGAGCCGACCGGCGAATCCGTAGCCGTCTCCCGCATGGCCATCTACCACGTCGAAGACGGGTACGTCGTCGAGATCGGGATGGTCGAGGACACGGTACGGCTGCTCCACCAGCTCGGAGCGCCGCCGCTGGGCCAGCCGGTCGACGAGAACGACTGA
- a CDS encoding complex I NDUFA9 subunit family protein: MNVLVVGGSGFVGTHLSEELVERGHDVTVLSRSPDGEGLPAAVSTYAGDVTDYDSIEGAFEGTDAVVYLVALSPLFKPDGGDEMHDRVHRGGAENCLRAAEEHGVERFVQMSALGADSDGPTHYLRAKGRAEELVRDSDRDWVIFRPSIVFGEGGEFVEFTKKLKSWFAPGVPVYPLPGGGTETRFQPIWVGEFVPMIAEAVEDDDHVGETYEIGGPDVLTLREVTELVYDSEGKSVSIVPLPMAMANVGLSVLGSVGFPMGKDQVRSLRLDNTTDRNDVGSFGADASELTTFRSYLGVA; encoded by the coding sequence ATGAACGTACTCGTCGTCGGCGGGAGCGGATTCGTCGGAACGCATCTGAGCGAAGAGCTGGTCGAGCGGGGCCACGACGTGACGGTTCTCTCGCGGAGCCCCGACGGCGAGGGACTGCCCGCGGCCGTGAGCACGTACGCGGGCGACGTGACCGACTACGACAGCATCGAGGGCGCCTTCGAGGGCACGGACGCGGTCGTCTACCTCGTGGCGCTGTCGCCGCTGTTCAAGCCCGACGGGGGCGACGAGATGCACGACCGCGTCCACCGCGGCGGGGCCGAGAACTGCCTGCGGGCCGCCGAGGAACACGGCGTCGAACGGTTCGTCCAGATGAGCGCGCTGGGTGCCGATTCCGACGGGCCGACCCACTACCTGCGGGCGAAGGGCCGCGCGGAGGAGCTCGTCCGCGACTCCGACCGCGACTGGGTGATCTTCCGGCCGTCGATCGTCTTCGGCGAGGGCGGCGAGTTCGTCGAGTTCACGAAGAAGCTGAAGTCCTGGTTCGCGCCGGGCGTGCCGGTGTATCCGCTGCCCGGCGGCGGGACGGAGACGCGCTTCCAGCCCATCTGGGTCGGGGAGTTCGTCCCGATGATAGCCGAGGCGGTCGAGGACGACGATCACGTCGGCGAGACCTACGAGATCGGGGGCCCGGACGTGCTGACGCTCCGGGAAGTGACCGAGCTCGTCTACGACTCCGAGGGCAAGTCCGTCTCGATCGTCCCGCTGCCGATGGCGATGGCGAACGTCGGACTGTCCGTGCTCGGCAGCGTCGGGTTCCCGATGGGCAAAGACCAGGTCCGGTCGTTGCGGCTGGACAACACGACCGACCGCAACGACGTGGGGAGCTTCGGCGCCGACGCGTCCGAACTGACGACGTTCCGGTCGTACCTCGGCGTCGCCTGA